Proteins co-encoded in one Erinaceus europaeus chromosome X, mEriEur2.1, whole genome shotgun sequence genomic window:
- the LOC103109722 gene encoding melanoma-associated antigen B4-like — protein sequence MPRGQKSKLRARKKRQQARAETQKLGDAQAKAAAEGEGSSSPPPVAEGASQCSPASGTPQQPQRAPVNTNAAGVSRRKRDVNAKSQDEEKPSTSRASTSTWSPRYDHLSRKEGMIVQLMLCKYTMQEPITKADMMKLINKKSREHFPEIFRRASERLDIIFGLHLKKIKPTGHSYIVISNLELNEDGTPRRDSGCPKNGLLMPLLSMIFLNGNRASEEEIWKFLNMLGIFDGKVHFIFGEPRKLITQDLVQKQYLEYRRVPHSQPPRYEFLWGPRAQAEISKMKVLELLAKMNDITPDALPTLYEEALRDEEERARARAAATDMPTAEASEPPKTTANN from the coding sequence ATGCCTCGTGGCCAGAAGAGCAAGCTCCGTGCCAGAAAGAAGCGCCAACAGGCTCGTGCTGAGACCCAAAAGCTAGGAGATGCTCAGGCCAAGGCAGCAGCGGAAGGAGAAGGATCCTCCTCGCCCCCTCCTGTTGCCGAGGGTGCTTCCCAGTGCTCCCCTGCTTCTGGCACTCCCCAGCAGCCTCAAAGGGCCCCAGTCAAtaccaatgctgcaggtgtttcccgcAGGAAGCGTGATGTTAATGCCAAGAGCCAAGATGAAGAAAAACCGAGTACCTCCAGGGCCTCTACTTCTACTTGGAGCCCCAGATATGATCACCTTTCAAGAAAGGAGGGAATGATTGTCCAGCTGATGCTGTGCAAGTATACAATGCAAGAGCCCATTACCAAGGCAGATATGATGAAGCTTATCAATAAGAAGTCCAGAGAGCACTTCCCTGAGATCTTCAGAAGAGCCTCTGAGCGCCTAGATATCATCTTTGGCCTTCATTTGAAGAAAATCAAGCCAACTGGTCACTCCTACATAGTGATCAGCAACCTAGAGCTCAATGAGGATGGGACACCCCGCAGAGACTCGGGGTGTCCTAAAAATGGGCTTCTAATGCCTCTCCTGAGTATGATTTTCCTGAATGGTAATCGTGCCTCTGAGGAAGAGATCTGGAAATTCCTGAATATGTTAGGGATCTTCGATGGAAAAGTGCACTTCATCTTTGGGGAGCCCAGAAAGCTCATCACCCAAGATTTGGTGCAGAAGCAGTATCTGGAGTACCGTCGGGTGCCCCACAGCCAGCCTCCCCGCTACGAGTTCCTCTGGGGCCCCAGAGCCCAAGCTGAAATTAGCAAAATGAAAGTGCTGGAGTTGTTAGCCAAGATGAATGATATTACTCCTGATGCTTTACCAACTCTTTATGAAGAGGCTCTGAGAGATGAGgaggagagagccagagccaggGCTGCAGCCACGGATATGCCTACTGCTGAGGCCAGTGAGCCTCCCAAGACCACAGCCAACAACTAA